A region from the Triticum urartu cultivar G1812 chromosome 1, Tu2.1, whole genome shotgun sequence genome encodes:
- the LOC125508873 gene encoding putative pentatricopeptide repeat-containing protein At5g52630, with protein MGKFRGKLSRPPDTNTSLRLAAQLQSCGRAGDLRLARRLHARFALTGAAAASAFLTNHLITMYSHCADVRSALRLFHAMPRPNLVSWTTLISGLAQNSMHRDALAAFASMRRAGLAPTQFALSSAARSAAALAAPGPGAQLHCVGVRLGFDGELFVASNLADMYSKSGLLADACRVFDQMPHKDTVAWTAMIDGYAKNGSLEKAALAFRDMKREGLVGTDQHVYCSVLSASGELKDGWLGRTIHSAVVKAGFELEVAVRNALTDMYAKAADMENAVRVVKIDPGGWNVVSATSLIDGYVETDSVEEALRIFLELQRRGVEPNEFTFSSMIKGCAMQALLEQGAQFHAHVIKTTIISDSFVSSTLMDMYGKCGLVSLSIQLFNEVEHHTDIAWNAVINVFAQHGHGREAIQAFDRMTSSGIRPNHITFVSLLTACSHAGLVDDGLKYFNSMKNAHGIEAKDEHYSCIIDMYARAGRLAEAEKFIHEMPTKPSVYGWCSLLGACRMRGNKELGEFAAEKIMELEPDNTGVHVSLSGIYASLGQWEDVKAIRKLMRDSRIKKLPGFSWVDANNKTHVFSSEDWSHPQQKKIYQKLEELYERIKEEGYVPDTRSLPSNLEDTAKERILRYHSERIAVAFALISMPATKPIIVKKNLRICVDCHSALKFISKVESRDIIVRDNSRFHHFAEGRCSCEDYW; from the coding sequence ATGGGGAAATTCCGCGGCAAGCTCTCCCGCCCACCGGACACCAACACCTCACTCCGCCTCGCCGCCCAGCTCCAGTCATGCGGCCGCGCCGGCGACctccgcctcgcccgccgcctcCATGCGCGCTTCGCGCTcaccggcgccgccgccgcgtcTGCCTTCCTCACCAACCACCTCATCACCATGTACTCCCACTGCGCTGACGTCCGCTCCGCGCTCCGCCTCTTCCACGCCATGCCCCGACCCAACCTCGTCTCCTGGACCACTCTCATCTCCGGCCTCGCCCAGAACTCCATGCACCGCGACGCGCTCGCCGCGTTCGCGTCCATGCGCCGCGCGGGACTCGCACCCACGCAGTTCGCGCTCTCCAGCGCCGCGCGCTCCgcggccgccctcgccgccccggGCCCCGGCGCGCAGCTGCACTGTGTCGGCGTCAGGCTCGGTTTCGACGGAGAGCTATTCGTCGCGAGTAACCTCGCGGATATGTACTCCAAGTCTGGGCTCTTGGCTGATGCCTGCAGGGTGTTTGATCAAATGCCGCACAAGGATACTGTTGCATGGACTGCCATGATCGATGGGTATGCCAAGAACGGGAgccttgagaaggccgctctagCTTTCCGGGACATGAAACGAGAGGGGCTAGTTGGAACTGACCAGCATGTGTACTGCAGTGTTTTGAGTGCATCGGGGGAGCTCAAGGATGGATGGCTTGGCCGAACCATCCACTCTGCTGTAGTGAAGGCAGGGTTTGAACTGGAGGTTGCTGTAAGGAATGCGCTCACTGACATGTACGCTAAGGCTGCGGACATGGAGAATGCTGTTCGTGTTGTGAAGATTGATCCTGGAGGTTGGAATGTTGTGTCAGCCACCTCGCTGATTGATGGCTACGTCGAGACTGATAGTGTTGAGGAGGCCCTTCGAATATTTCTTGAATTGCAGAGGCGAGGAGTTGAACCCAATGAATTTACTTTCTCGAGCATGATCAAGGGATGTGCCATGCAGGCTCTGCTTGAACAAGGCGCTCAGTTCCATGCTCACGTGATCAAGACAACTATTATCAGTGACTCCTTTGTCAGTTCCACCCTTATGGATATGTATGGTAAATGTGGCCTCGTTAGTTTGTCCATTCAGTTATTTAACGAGGTTGAACACCATACTGATATTGCTTGGAATGCGGTAATCAATGTATTTGCACAACATGGTCATGGTAGGGAAGCTATCCAAGCTTTCGATAGGATGACCTCAAGTGGTATCAGgccaaatcacattacatttgtCAGCCTGCTTACAGCATGCAGTCATGCTGGGTTAGTGGATGACGGACTGAAATATTTTAACTCCATGAAGAATGCCCATGGTATTGAGGCTAAGGATGAGCACTATTCATGTATCATTGATATGTATGCTCGGGCTGGGAGACTAGCTGAAGCAGAGAAATTTATACACGAGATGCCTACCAAACCCAGTGTCTATGGTTGGTGCTCCTTGCTTGGAGCTTGCCGGATGCGAGGAAACAAGGAGCTGGGCGAGTTTGCGGCAGAAAAGATAATGGAGCTTGAGCCAGATAACACTGGTGTTCACGTATCCCTTTCTGGGATCTATGCATCATTAGGCCAATGGGAGGATGTGAAGGCAATCAGGAAGCTGATGAGGGATAGCAGGATTAAGAAGCTTCCTGGTTTTAGCTGGGTCGATGCTAATAACAAAACTCATGTTTTTTCATCCGAAGATTGGTCACATCCACAGCAGAAGAAGATATATCAAAAACTTGAGGAACTCTATGAGAGGATAAAGGAGGAAGGTTACGTCCCAGACACACGTTCCTTACCATCTAATTTGGAAGATACTGCAAAGGAGAGGATTCTGCGTTATCACAGTGAGCGGATTGCCGTAGCTTTTGCTTTGATAAGCATGCCTGCTACAAAACCAATCATTGTGAAGAAGAATTTGCGTATCTGTGTAGACTGTCATTCTGCACTGAAGTTCATTTCTAAGGTTGAAAGCAGGGATATTATTGTTAGAGATAACTCCAGGTTCCACCATTTTGCGGAAGGGAGGTGTTCCTGTGAAGATTACTGGTGA